The Streptomyces sp. Mut1 genome window below encodes:
- the galE gene encoding UDP-glucose 4-epimerase GalE, which yields MSESPKKYLVTGGAGYVGSVVAQHLLEAGHTVTVLDDLSTGFRAGVPAGADFIEGRVQDAAKWLDASYDGVLHFAAYSQVGESVTDPEKYWVNNVGGSTALLAAMRDAGVRTLVFSSTAATYGEPVSSPITETDPTAPTSPYGATKLAVDHMITGEAAAHGLAAVSLRYFNVAGAYGSCGERHSPESHLIPLVLQVALGQRESISVYGDDYPTPDGTCVRDYIHVADLADAHLLALDAATAGEHLICNLGNGNGFSVREVIETVREVTGHPVPETAAPRRGGDPAVLVASAATARERLGWQPSRADLAGIVSDAWTFARREEPTAP from the coding sequence GTGAGCGAGTCCCCGAAGAAGTACCTGGTGACCGGCGGTGCCGGATACGTCGGCAGCGTCGTGGCCCAGCACCTGTTGGAGGCCGGCCACACCGTCACCGTCCTGGACGACCTCTCCACCGGCTTCCGCGCGGGCGTTCCGGCCGGCGCCGACTTCATCGAGGGGCGCGTCCAGGACGCCGCGAAGTGGCTCGACGCCTCCTACGACGGGGTGCTGCACTTCGCCGCGTACTCCCAGGTCGGCGAGTCCGTCACCGACCCCGAGAAGTACTGGGTCAACAACGTCGGCGGCTCCACCGCCCTGCTCGCCGCGATGCGCGACGCCGGGGTGCGCACCCTGGTCTTCTCCTCCACCGCCGCGACCTACGGCGAGCCGGTCTCCAGCCCCATCACGGAGACCGACCCCACCGCCCCGACCAGCCCCTACGGCGCGACCAAGCTCGCCGTCGACCACATGATCACCGGGGAGGCGGCGGCCCACGGCCTGGCCGCGGTCTCGCTGCGCTACTTCAACGTGGCGGGGGCCTACGGCAGCTGCGGCGAGCGGCACAGCCCCGAGTCCCACCTCATCCCGCTGGTCCTCCAGGTCGCCCTCGGACAGCGCGAGTCGATCTCCGTCTACGGCGACGACTACCCCACCCCGGACGGCACCTGCGTCCGCGACTACATCCACGTCGCCGACCTCGCCGACGCCCACCTGCTCGCCCTGGACGCGGCCACCGCGGGCGAGCACCTGATCTGCAACCTCGGCAATGGCAACGGCTTCTCGGTCCGCGAGGTCATCGAGACGGTCCGCGAGGTCACCGGCCACCCCGTCCCCGAGACCGCGGCCCCGCGCCGCGGCGGCGACCCGGCCGTCCTCGTCGCCTCCGCCGCCACCGCCAGGGAGCGCCTCGGCTGGCAGCCGTCCCGCGCCGACCTGGCCGGAATCGTCTCCGACGCCTGGACGTTCGCCCGCCGAGAGGAACCCACCGCACCATGA
- the galT gene encoding galactose-1-phosphate uridylyltransferase translates to MKKTVTTLADGRELIYYDSRDDVVREAADTRPLDAVSTSSEIRRDPLLGDSVAIASHRQGRIYHPPADECPLCPSREGRQSEIPEADYDVAVFENRFPSLAGDSGRCEVVCFTSDHDASFADLTEERAGLVLEAWTDRTAEFAGLPQVEQVFCFENRGAEIGVTLGHPHGQIYGYPFVTPRTELMLRSMAAHHAKTGGNLFDDVIAREEADGTRIVLATEHWIAFVPYAAHWPYEVHLHPRRRVPDLRDLDEGARTEFPQVYLELLRRFDRIFGPGEPPTPYISAWHQAPFGIPDREDFGLHLELFTIRRTSGKLKFLAGSESGMSVFINDVPPETAAQRLREVASQ, encoded by the coding sequence GTGAAGAAGACGGTTACGACGCTCGCCGACGGCCGGGAGCTGATCTACTACGACAGCCGCGACGACGTCGTGCGCGAGGCGGCCGACACGCGTCCCCTCGACGCCGTCTCGACCTCGTCCGAGATCCGCCGCGACCCGCTGCTCGGCGACAGCGTCGCCATCGCCTCGCACCGCCAGGGCCGTATCTACCACCCGCCGGCCGACGAGTGCCCGCTCTGCCCCTCGCGCGAGGGCCGGCAGAGCGAGATCCCGGAGGCGGACTACGACGTCGCCGTCTTCGAGAACCGCTTCCCCTCCCTGGCCGGCGACTCCGGCCGCTGCGAGGTCGTCTGTTTCACCTCCGACCACGACGCGTCCTTCGCCGACCTCACCGAGGAGCGGGCCGGGCTCGTCCTGGAGGCGTGGACCGACCGCACCGCCGAGTTCGCCGGGCTGCCGCAGGTCGAGCAGGTGTTCTGCTTCGAGAACCGGGGCGCCGAGATCGGCGTCACCCTCGGCCACCCGCACGGCCAGATCTACGGCTACCCCTTCGTCACCCCGCGCACCGAGCTGATGCTGCGCTCCATGGCCGCCCACCACGCGAAGACCGGCGGCAACCTCTTCGACGACGTGATCGCCCGCGAGGAGGCCGACGGCACCCGGATCGTGCTCGCCACCGAGCACTGGATCGCCTTCGTGCCGTACGCGGCGCACTGGCCGTACGAGGTCCATCTGCACCCCCGCCGCCGCGTCCCCGACCTGCGGGATCTCGACGAGGGGGCGCGCACGGAGTTCCCACAGGTCTATCTGGAACTCTTGAGGCGATTCGACCGGATCTTCGGACCCGGGGAGCCGCCGACCCCGTACATCTCCGCCTGGCACCAGGCGCCGTTCGGGATCCCGGACCGTGAGGACTTCGGGCTGCATCTGGAGCTTTTCACCATCCGACGGACCTCCGGCAAGCTGAAGTTCCTCGCGGGTTCCGAATCCGGCATGAGCGTGTTCATCAACGACGTGCCGCCGGAGACCGCGGCCCAGCGACTGCGAGAGGTAGCGAGCCAGTGA
- a CDS encoding sodium:solute symporter family protein, which translates to MQYLAAGLRLPTNGLDYTILAIYFAVVLGIGFAARASVRTSLDFFLSGRSLPAWVTGLAFVAANLGATEILGMAATGAQYGVAVVHWYWIGAIPAMVFLGLVMMPFYYRSKVRSVPEFLLQRFDRSAHLLSSILFAFAAILIAGVNLYALSIVVEALLGWPQWVAIVVAGFFVLAYITIGGLSSAIYNEVLQFFVILAALIPLTVLGLKRVGGWDGLSDSLTSSHGENFMTAWGGTGIGDANPLGANWLTIILGLGFVLSFGYWTTNFAEVQRALSAKNLSAARRTPLIAAFPKMFIVFLVMIPGLVAAVIVPNIGAAGSGTTYNDAIPLLMRELLPNGVLGIAVTGLLAAFMAGMAANVSSFNTVFTTDIWARYVKKDQPDAYYLRFGRLITAIGVLASIGTAFIAASFSNIMSYLQTLFSFFNVPMFVVFIIGMFWKRASMKSGVWGLVAGTTAAMVNYFVIYKQGVIDIPSDQGANFVSAIVGFVAGAVVMIAVTLFTAPKPEAELAGLVYGTESPDAAEVPEEGDSAWYRRPALLGWGAIVLAALCYVPYSF; encoded by the coding sequence ATGCAATACCTGGCAGCAGGGCTCCGACTCCCCACGAACGGGCTCGACTACACGATCCTGGCGATCTACTTCGCCGTCGTACTCGGCATCGGCTTCGCCGCTCGGGCGAGCGTCAGGACCAGCCTCGACTTCTTCCTCTCCGGACGGTCACTGCCCGCCTGGGTGACCGGTCTGGCCTTCGTCGCGGCGAATCTCGGTGCCACCGAGATCCTCGGCATGGCGGCGACAGGCGCGCAGTACGGCGTCGCGGTGGTGCACTGGTACTGGATCGGCGCCATCCCGGCGATGGTCTTCCTCGGCCTCGTGATGATGCCGTTCTACTACCGCTCGAAGGTGCGCTCCGTACCGGAGTTCCTGCTCCAGCGCTTCGACAGGTCGGCGCACCTGCTGAGCTCCATACTCTTCGCCTTCGCGGCGATCCTGATCGCGGGCGTCAACCTGTACGCCCTGTCGATCGTCGTGGAGGCGCTCCTCGGCTGGCCGCAGTGGGTCGCGATCGTCGTCGCCGGCTTCTTCGTGCTGGCGTACATCACGATCGGCGGGCTCTCGTCGGCGATCTACAACGAGGTGCTCCAGTTCTTCGTCATCCTCGCCGCGCTGATCCCGCTGACCGTGCTCGGTCTCAAGCGCGTCGGCGGCTGGGACGGGCTGAGCGACTCGCTCACGTCGAGCCACGGCGAGAACTTCATGACCGCCTGGGGCGGCACCGGCATCGGTGACGCCAACCCCCTCGGCGCCAACTGGCTGACGATCATCCTGGGCCTCGGCTTCGTGCTCTCGTTCGGCTACTGGACGACGAACTTCGCCGAGGTGCAGCGCGCCCTGTCCGCGAAGAACCTCTCGGCCGCCCGGCGCACCCCGCTGATCGCCGCGTTCCCGAAGATGTTCATCGTCTTCCTCGTGATGATCCCGGGACTGGTCGCCGCCGTGATCGTGCCGAACATCGGCGCCGCCGGCTCGGGCACCACCTACAACGACGCGATCCCGCTGCTGATGCGGGAGCTGCTGCCCAACGGCGTGCTCGGCATCGCGGTGACCGGTCTGCTGGCCGCGTTCATGGCCGGCATGGCGGCCAACGTCTCCTCGTTCAACACCGTGTTCACCACGGACATCTGGGCGCGGTACGTGAAGAAGGACCAGCCGGACGCGTACTACCTGCGCTTCGGCCGGCTGATCACGGCGATCGGGGTGCTGGCCTCCATCGGCACGGCGTTCATCGCCGCCAGCTTCTCCAACATCATGAGCTACCTCCAGACGCTCTTCTCGTTCTTCAACGTCCCGATGTTCGTCGTGTTCATCATCGGCATGTTCTGGAAGCGCGCCTCGATGAAGTCCGGTGTCTGGGGGCTGGTCGCGGGCACCACCGCCGCGATGGTCAACTACTTCGTCATCTACAAGCAGGGTGTCATCGACATCCCGAGCGACCAGGGCGCCAACTTCGTCTCCGCGATCGTCGGCTTCGTCGCCGGCGCGGTCGTCATGATCGCGGTCACGCTCTTCACCGCTCCCAAGCCCGAGGCCGAACTCGCCGGCCTCGTCTACGGAACCGAGTCCCCGGACGCCGCCGAGGTGCCCGAGGAGGGCGACAGCGCCTGGTACCGCAGGCCCGCGCTGCTGGGCTGGGGAGCCATCGTGCTCGCCGCCCTGTG